One Setaria viridis chromosome 3, Setaria_viridis_v4.0, whole genome shotgun sequence DNA window includes the following coding sequences:
- the LOC117849966 gene encoding disease resistance protein RGA2, giving the protein MSELVASMVVGPLLSLVKEKASSYLLDQYKVMEGMEEQHGKLKVMLPAILERITAAEKQATSREAIRPWLQNLKVAAYEAIQVFDEFNYEALRRQAKKEGRYIELGMGNRIMFRYRMGNKLCKIVRNIEALVNQMRDFRFDKQPQAQVQINYLRENDSTMVDPEIVSRSRDEEKQKIVRMLVEEQANNKDPMVVPIVGMGGLGKTTLTQLIYNDLEVKKHFHLLKWVCVSDDFDICNLANKICNASESNLESALQNLQRELAGKRYLLVLDDVWNKDENKWNKLNACLKHGDVGSAVLTTTRDKKIAQLMGTVKGHDIARLDNKFIKEIIETKAFISQERKPADLAGLVDDVVERCAGSPLAAKALGSVLRGKTTEEWEAVLSKSIAHNKDDQILPILKLSYDDLPSHMKQCFAFCAVFPKDHEIDVERLIQLWMANDFIPEQKHVHHETIGKQIFSELVSRSFFQDVKQVGTGYGSVYWYFSTSTCKIHDLMHDVALSVMGKEVATITEKPKQSDEFLQNTCRHILLSCEKPEAVLNDSLNIRSPAMQTLLCDQYIESSLQHLAKYSSLRALGLRLNKNTILLKPKQLHLLRYLDISCSGIVALPEDISILYNLQTLNVAYCGELGRLPKGIKYMTALRHLYTHQCGKLKRMPPEVGHLTSLQTLTNFVVGTGPDCSSIAELQHLNNLGGPLLLSQLENVTNAADAKQANLGNKKELRELSLTWTGSQEEKLHCHKVLEGLEAPPGLEALRIEHYQGTSFPTWMGTLTKMVELYLSDCNKSNKLPPLGSVPALQVLRLERLKKLQSLCSGGTFFHFPNLKELTLDELPEFDRWCEVNWVQGEQIMFPQLEKLFIRNCGKVTALPGPALLGGLELGAAPKVLKSEDLELGTTLCGGDYGKARSSFPALKVLILCRLDNFQSWEATEADQGDTIFPNLEELSILKCPQLAALPSATSQGVSFDHSDVTAWSAFPNLKRLQLEDLDSFKSLGMTEEQRFPDLETLSVKKCPKLTIQPGVIEAPKLGVLEINGSQLTAIINPTVINSLSKLELSVEDTETTLPTVHSAFELVDANNKSPLTRLELSGCNFLFPSSPLALWTCFVQLQYLTIERINHALVYWPEKEFQSLVSLRYLFIQECSGLIGYAKAAPGQPISERSQVLPRLESLCMWDCESLVEVFNVPASLKTMDLRGCPKLKSIFGEQQDEPTLNQGPSTAPKLSSSARDHLLLPCLESLDIWRCESLSEVLNLPPSLREIDIWECPELRSVECCLGEFSTLERLVLSECKSLASLPDGPQAYSSLRHLEITSCPGIQSLPSSLKKRLDNLIHKDLDARYEGAKLLKPKTWKYAIHS; this is encoded by the exons ATGTCCGAGCTTGTAGCTAGCATGGTGGTCGGGCCACTGCTGTCCCTGGTGAAGGAGAAGGCGTCCAGCTACCTCCTGGACCAGTACAAGGTGATGGAGGGCATGGAGGAGCAGCATGGGAAGCTCAAGGTCATGCTGCCGGCCATCCTGGAAAGGATCACTGCCGCAGAGAAGCAGGCAACCTCCAGAGAAGCAATCAGACCCTGGCTTCAGAACCTTAAGGTGGCGGCATACGAGGCCATCCAAGTCTTCGATGAATTCAACTATGAGGCCCTCCGTCGTCAAGCCAAGAAAGAGGGGCGCTACATCGAGCTCGGGATGGGCAACCGCATCATGTTCCGTTACAGGATGGGCAACAAGCTTTGCAAGATTGTGCGCAATATTGAGGCCCTTGTCAACCAGATGCGCGACTTTCGGTTCGACAAACAGCCACAAGCGCAGGTTCAGATAAATTATCTGCGTGAGAATGACTCCACCATGGTTGACCCAGAGATTGTCAGCAGATCCAGAGATGAAGAGAAGCAAAAGATTGTTAGAATGTTGGTCGAAGAACAAGCTAACAATAAGGATCCGATGGTCGTTCCCATTGTGGGGATGGGTGGGTTGGGCAAGACTACCCTAACTCAGCTCATCTATAATGACCTAGAAGTGAAGAAGCATTTCCACCTACTGAAGTGGGTCTGCGTGTCAGATGATTTCGATATTTGTAACCTTGCCAACAAGATCTGCAACGCTTCTGAGAGCAACCTGGAGAGTGCCTTGCAGAACCTTCAGAGAGAACTCGCTGGAAAGAG GTACCTTCTTGTATTGGATGACGTCTGGAATAAGGATGAGAACAAGTGGAACAAGCTGAATGCCTGTCTTAAACATGGTGATGTTGGTAGCGCCGTACTAACGACAACCCGTGATAAAAAAATAGCTCAACTCATGGGTACAGTTAAAGGACATGACATTGCACGTTTGGACAATAAATTCATCAAGGAAATTATTGAGACTAAAGCATTCATTTCGCAAGAGAGAAAACCAGCTGATTTAGCTGGCTTGGTTGATGACGTTGTTGAGAGATGTGCAGGGTCTCCATTGGCAGCGAAGGCACTAGGATCTGTACTACGCGGCAAGACAACGGAAGAATGGGAGGCTGTGCTTAGCAAAAGCATCGCCCATAACAAGGACGATCAAATCCTGCCTATTCTCAAGCTCAGTTACGATGACCTGCCATCACACATGAAGCAGTGCTTCGCTTTCTGTGCTGTGTTTCCCAAGGACCATGAGATTGACGTGGAAAGGCTGATCCAACTATGGATGGCAAATGACTTTATTCCCGAACAAAAACATGTTCATCATGAAACAATTGGTAAACAGATTTTCAGTGAGCTGGTCTCAAGGTCATTCTTTCAAGATGTGAAGCAAGTAGGGACAGGATATGGTTCCGTGTATTGGTATTTCTCTACAAGTACATGTAAAATCCATGATCTTATGCACGATGTGGCACTTTCTGTCATGGGCAAAGAAGTTGCTACCATAACTGAGAAGCCAAAGCAGAGTGATGAGTTTCTTCAGAACACTTGTCGTCATATATTGTTATCATGTGAGAAGCCAGAGGCCGTTTTGAATGATTCTCTGAATATAAGGTCTCCAGCTATGCAAACACTACTATGTGATCAGTACATAGAAAGTTCCCTGCAGCATCTCGCAAAATACAGCTCTCTGCGTGCATTGGGACTTCGTCTGAATAAGAATACAATCCTACTGAAACCAAAGCAGCTACATCTCTTGAGGTATCTTGATATCTCGTGTAGTGGTATAGTGGCACTTCCGGAAGATATCAGCATTTTGTACAATCTGCAAACGCTGAATGTTGCGTACTGTGGCGAACTTGGCCGGCTTCCAAAGGGAATAAAGTACATGACTGCCCTCCGTCACCTCTACACTCACCAATGTGGGAAGTTGAAGCGCATGCCACCAGAGGTCGGACATCTCACTTCCCTGCAAACACTTACAAATTTTGTAGTGGGTACAGGCCCTGATTGCAGTAGTATTGCAGAGCTGCAGCATTTAAACAACCTTGGTGGTCCACTACTGCTTAGTCAACTCGAAAATGTGACAAATGCAGCAGATGCAAAACAGGCCAATCTTGGAAATAAAAAGGAGCTCAGGGAATTGTCATTAACGTGGACAGGTAGTCAGGAGGAGAAACTACATTGTCATAAGGTGCTGGAGGGTCTTGAAGCTCCTCCTGGACTAGAGGCTCTGAGGATAGAGCATTACCAGGGAACCAGTTTCCCAACGTGGATGGGTACTCTGACAAAAATGGTGGAGCTTTATCTTTCTGACTGTAACAAGTCCAATAagcttcctccacttgggagtGTACCAGCTCTACAAGTTCTTCGTCTGGAAAGATTGAAAAAACTGCAAAGCTTGTGCAGTGGTGGTACATTCTTTCACTTTCCTAATCTGAAGGAGCTTACGCTGGACGAACTGCCGGAATTTGATAGATGGTGTGAAGTAAACTGGGTCCAAGGAGAACAGATAATGTTTCCTCAACTTGAGAAGTTGTTTATTAGAAATTGTGGAAAGGTTACAGCATTACCAGGACCAGCACTTCTCGGAGGGCTTGAGCTCGGAGCAGCACCGAAGGTGCTAAAATCAGAAGACTTGGAGCTTGGGACAACATTGTGTGGTGGAGATTATGGAAAGGCACGATCATCCTTTCCAGCACTGAAGGTACTTATATTGTGTCGGTTGGACAACTTTCAGAGCTGGGAGGCAACGGAAGCAGATCAAGGAGATACAATATTTCCAAATCTTGAAGAGTTATCAATCTTAAAGTGCCCCCAACTGGCAGCATTACCATCAGCTACATCTCAGGGAGTATCATTTGACCATAGTGATGTTACAGCATGGTCAGCATTTCCAAACTTAAAGAGGCTCCAGTTAGAAGACTTAGATAGTTTTAAGAGCTTGGGGATGACGGAAGAGCAGAGATTCCCTGACCTTGAGACCCTGTCTGTAAAGAAATGTCCGAAGTTGACAATTCAACCGGGGGTGATAGAAGCACCAAAGCTCGGTGTATTAGAAATAAATGGCAGCCAACTGACAGCAATAATAAATCCTACAGTTATTAACTCATTGTCCAAACTGGAGTTATCAGTCGAAGACACAGAAACTACTTTACCAACTGTGCATAGTGCCTTTGAGCTGGTGGACGCCAATAATAAATCCCCTCTGACACGTCTGGAGCTAAGCGGCTGCAACTTTCTGTTCCCCTCAAGTCCACTGGCACTATGGACATGTTTTGTCCAGCTCCAATATTTGACAATTGAGAGGATCAACCATGCGCTTGTCTACTGGCCAGAAAAAGAGTTCCAGAGCTTGGTATCCTTGAGGTACCTTTTCATTCAGGAGTGCAGTGGTCTGATTGGGTACGCGAAAGCTGCTCCTGGCCAACCAATATCagaaaggagccaagttctGCCCCGTCTCGAGTCTCTATGCATGTGGGATTGTGAAAGTCTGGTAGAGGTCTTCAACGTCCCCGCATCTCTCAAGACGATGGATTTGCGCGGCTGCCCTAAGCTTAAGTCCATATTCGGAGAGCAACAGGACGAGCCAACATTAAATCAAGGGCCCAGCACTGCACCGAAGCTGTCATCATCGGCCCGGGATCACTTACTACTTCCATGTCTTGAATCTCTAGATATATGGCGGTGCGAAAGCTTGTCAGAGGTTCTCAACCTTCCCCCATCCCTCAGGGAAATAGATATTTGGGAATGCCCAGAGTTGAGATCAGTCGAATGTTGCTTGGGAGAGTTTTCAACCCTGGAACGCCTCGTTCTTAGTGAATGCAAAAGCCTGGCATCCTTGCCCGATGGGCCACAAGCATACTCATCTCTCCGTCATCTTGAAATTACATCATG